In the genome of Halodesulfovibrio sp. MK-HDV, the window GCGATTGCTACAACGATACCGCCTTTTTGCGGTGCCATCAAGCTTAGTAAGAATAATTTCATCAAGCTTTGCAACTTCGTTAAACAGCTTTGTCTGTGACAATGCGTTCTGACCGGTTGTTGCGTCGATGGTGAGAATTGTGCGATGTGGCGCACCGTCATGTTTTTTACCGAGTACGTTGCGAATTTTCTGCAACTCATCCATCAAACCGACTTTGGTCTGGAGACGCCCTGCGGTATCAATAAACAGCAAGTCATAACCGCCTTCAACAGCTCTTTCTACGGCTTCGTAGGCAACTGCTGCCGGATCTGAGTTTGCAGCTTTTGCATGAATATCAGCACCGACGCGATCAGCCCATACTTGCATCTGTTCGATTGCAGCCGCACGGAAGGTATCGCCTGCGGCGATAAGTACCTTTTTACCCTGAAGCTGTGCACGGTATGCAAGTTTGGCAATTGTTGTGGTTTTACCCACACCGTTAACACCAACCATGAGGACAACCTCCGGCATGTTAACAGCAGTAATGCGAGGACCTGTTTTGAAGATTTCTTCCAGTTCTTCGCGCATAAATTCTTTAAATTTGGCAGGATCTTTTGTGTCTGCTTTACGCACACGCTCACGAAGACGCCCAACAAGCTTCATTGTCGGTTCAAAACCAACATCAGACATGATGAGAATTTCTTCAAACTCTTCCCAGAAAGATTCATCAATTTCTGAGTGCGTTGCAAGCAACCCATCAATCTGTTTTGTAATCTGCTCTCTGGTCTTGGAAAGACTTTCGGAAAGCTTCAGGAACAGTCGGGAGCGTTCATCGTCTTCATCTTCGAGATCAAGAGCGAGTGCTAATCTATACTGAAGTTCAGATCGGAAATCGCTGACATAGTCATATTCCATGTCATCAAGCCAATCTGCAAACTTGTTAATGAATTCTTCAGTTTCATTTTTCGGAGCATCGAGTGCGTCAAAGAAGAATCGCAATCGGTCCCAAAGCGGGTCGC includes:
- the ftsY gene encoding signal recognition particle-docking protein FtsY codes for the protein MGFFSKLKRLWTTDDSTKPAEQEAPESAIEAGAEELESTEPIAAEPAPQDLHVEEVQPEAAPVAEVPEPAVEEVVSESEEPVQEAPVEVPTSVEAEIVLEPEFIYKEAEPVVEVVEAVEPRVEPEVTAAPAPEVTPESTLEPEVIPEPTPEPVAPVAPVAHGAAPVSAPATAPIEPTQTETAKVITDDQPQWQKDLTVSLRGAEPKLSIWLELVLDGIEEVGDPLWDRLRFFFDALDAPKNETEEFINKFADWLDDMEYDYVSDFRSELQYRLALALDLEDEDDERSRLFLKLSESLSKTREQITKQIDGLLATHSEIDESFWEEFEEILIMSDVGFEPTMKLVGRLRERVRKADTKDPAKFKEFMREELEEIFKTGPRITAVNMPEVVLMVGVNGVGKTTTIAKLAYRAQLQGKKVLIAAGDTFRAAAIEQMQVWADRVGADIHAKAANSDPAAVAYEAVERAVEGGYDLLFIDTAGRLQTKVGLMDELQKIRNVLGKKHDGAPHRTILTIDATTGQNALSQTKLFNEVAKLDEIILTKLDGTAKRRYRCSNR